Genomic window (Neoarius graeffei isolate fNeoGra1 chromosome 13, fNeoGra1.pri, whole genome shotgun sequence):
gctgggatctgtaaacaccgtaaacccggaagaagaagaattacgaattacgagaatttctgaagccttatgcgcctcgcctcatctatacgctcttgccagtatctgttggcgttgtcggtgacaacaagccacagcaccaagaccagcaacactaacgactccatgtcctccatgtttattgtttactatccgggtcatgagactaccgcttaaaaggtcactgatgtcactgtttgcgccgcctaacgacatcatgtgacgtccacccactttcactaactccacccaatgtgtccacttcCAGCCagtacggttcagcgcggttgtagtcgaaatgcaactccaacagccccactcagctcgactcagcccaactcagcacggcacggctcagcccaactcagccacgttggtagtggaaaagcggcattacactgcagcacaaagttgaaatggcagcagcagcagccttgtcagtgatcaatccacattttccccttcttgaatcggtgtaggctggagcagatccttgcagagttgggaaagcaaggtgttcattttccacgtaattctcggttaataacactgcacagctcatccatttgatagcagcggtgtttctgctgcgactaatagtgcgttcagttgtactcgtaagttggaagtttgaagtcggaaaagcattgaaatccagcatctcccagcataaacgttggggttttcatttcatttcattaaagtccatttttttcgaattccatgttccatgatgtcccagtttttaaactgggaagcgctcagttctgaggttatgttgctcggagctccaagttccgacttccaatgtaaatgtaacgcaccatctcgaccccggggtcctaagaggagctggggactttgcctgtcgcggtaaccatagtgatcataaacaactgtctaatgaccgagctggtgatctttctgccacattaagccagagaagaggggaaaaaatcatagcgtttgtttcaagaaccaaaagatgtaaatatcctatgcctgttgcctttcccagatgtgacaaatacttgttttgtaatgttgagtagctagtctgataataataagaaggaatttggacttacctgaagtaggctaaatgtaaaataacagcattctaggctgtaggtgaatatcttttaatgttgttatttttatgcataatgttattttagtaagcagcaactgttaactgaaattatgagattcaagatgttaacattgtcttcctggcctgcaggcaatccctggtggggtcaacaatgaaaaaacaaaaaacaattacagcgttttttcaaaaaccgagcaatgttgaccaggtaggcctttgtctaccaatgttcattcagttagaaaactcacaattcaaatgtatattgaagcttcagtacactcacacacacattttatatatatatatatatatatatatatatatatatatatatatatatatatatatatatatatatatatatgcatttacacaaaatggaatcgtttgctgacagctcagtcccccccagttcaaaaatcctatctgcgcccctgtcagTAAGTCGCATTTATAAATTAATCTTATGTGAATCTTCTCTTTAAACGAGTAAATTAGACATCTGGGTAAATGGTGGCATATGATCAAATAATGAAAATTTTTAGATTGCGGTTTtgaaattgttttttgttttttttgcaagcTAAACGGATCAGCAAATAAAACGCCGTTTATTTAGAGGGTTTGTGtgttggtttgttttgttttggttgaGTTTATTGCCAGAGGAGTAGCAGCAAAATGAATAAACAGTTTGGCTATTTAATAATTCATGATGTTCATGTCTCCTTGACCCAGGTCTATGCACTGCAGCGCTCACCTGTGTGTCTGCGATTTACAATATGCTCACTAACATCTTTGCATATGGAGGTGTgtcgctgatgatgatgatgatgatgatgatgatgatgatgattaatgttgttgttgttgttgttgttggtggtggtggtggtggtggtggtggtggtaatacAACAGAACATTAATCAATTCGTCAATTAATAAAATAATGAATTAATTTGtgattaaataataattaaacaatATTAACGTGCTTAATAAAATAATCACCaatgtattaatttattaataataagtAATTACCAGCTAATTACCAAGTAATTAATTAGTTTTTGAATTACCTATCATTCAATCAATTAAATAATAAATTGATTTCTTGGTACTAAAACATATTAATAGTTTAATTAAAATGTAATTAATCAATACAATTATTTATTAGTTTAATTATGTGGAATACAATTATTTTGCATGTACATACGTATAAAATAAATTTCATGTTTAATTACATTTTGAATTAAAGTGTTAATACTTTTTCATCCTATTCATCACAATATCTTGGCTCTAGGAGAGAAGTGTGATGAGGATGCAATGTCAGAGAGTCAGCAGAGTTAGAAGAAGGTCTGATCATTTACATCTGATCTTTACACAGTTGATATTAATATTATGTGTCCTGCCTGTAAACATGAGTAATTTTGTTGTAGGAATATATGATATGCTTTATGTAAATGTAATGTAAAGGTTTTCTTTATGTTTTTATTAAATATCTCATTAAAAGTCTAATTTCTGTTTCTGAACCCGAAGCTCAGTGTGTGCTTTCTTCCCCAcacagcacgggcgcagatagagggggggacgggggggattcgtcccacccagatttaaattcacctcgttcggtcccccccacttatagggaggaaaaaacgtctatgctgtcttatttctttgcataaggcaaacctcacggaaaaatcaaaagactgattaccattcggtttattgaggtgcacagcagtacagacatagctgcacctgcgcagactgcacaggttgcgagctcgagcttggttgctatggttacaagtttgacaggcatatcggggacagcgcctcctagttcaggaccccaacacggcatgatgaagggtgccaaaaggcagaaaacgattgcatcgtttttaaaaaaaaaaaaaaaaaacgactgtaaactGTGCCttcctttatcatatcaccttgcaattttttgatagtctgttcaaagtaatgtcgtagtgaaagtaaaatcgtacggagtagagatgcctttctggtagcctccttcttttggtggtagcctgtagatacagtgctcagaaggcagttttaatgtttaatctggcgttccctgccataatttcagcgagcatagtgtttcataaggaaactttgcgaagagttgttgactgactgctgctcacgcaacacacaggcatagttagaaagtcagtggtttacactttacacacacacacgtagcccagcctctcgctatggttaacagttggaacttagcagttttaaaactagttttgcaatttctgtgcgtgatgataatgtgtaaactttggatttccataggctatgttaaaatgttatcattgtcctggcctgcaggtagttcctggtgatggcagtgagggaggtgaaataacatgtatatacactaccgttcaaaagtttggggtcacccagacaattttgtgttttccatgaaaagtcacacttttatttcccaccataagttgtaaaatgaatagaaaatatagtcaagacatttttctggccattttgagcatttaatcgaccccacaaatgtgatgctccagaaactcaatctgctcaaaggaaggtcagttttatagcttctctaaagagctaaactgttttcagctgtgctaacatgattgtacaagggttttctaatcatccattagccttctgaggcaatgagcaaacacattgtaccattagaacactggagtgagagttgctggaaatgggcctctatacacctatggagatattgcaccaaaaaccagacatttgcagctagaatagtcatttgccacattagcaatgtatagagtggatttctgattagtttaaagtgatcttcattgaaaagaacagtgcttttctttcaaaaaataaggacatttcaaagtgaccccaaacttttgaacggtagtatatatatatatatatatatatatatatatatatatatatatatatatatatatatacacacacacatatatacacaaaatggaatcatttgctgacaactcagtcccccccagttcaaaaatcctatctgcgcccctgccacaCAGCCGTGAAAGACCTAACATCAAAACTCTACAATGTACAATttcaatgggaaacatgcttcagttacattgtgttcactgtgATTTACAGGGGTGCAAATAATTGTGGTACatcttttttgttgaaaataattatttcttgatgaggaatttgtttttctctgtatttgtttttctctgtaattttCATACACCTGGCATCAgtgaaaggcggcacggtggtatagtggttagcactgtcgcctcacagcaagaaggttttgagttcgagcccagtgcctgACTGGAGCTTTTCTGgagggagtttgcatcttctccccgtgtctgcgtgggtttcacaatatgagtgtgaatggttgtttgtcacttCGTGTCAGACCTGTGATCGTTTGGCTTGTGTGCGGCTCCGAGCCGTGGCACAAATACGCCGTGTCTTTGAGATCAGTCATAGCACTCAAAATAAACAACCCCAGGGAGAGCCGAGAACTGTTTGATAACAACTAAAGTCCGCTGACTTGATATCAGCCTGAGTGTTCTTTCATACGATGATCGgtgtattgagagagagagagagagagagagagagatttgcctTTGCATTATGGCCCAAGGGAAAGTAAGTAGCCTGATTTTGTTGCACAATAAACTCAACCAAAACACATAATTCGAAAGaaacaacattttatttattccGTTCAGCTTTCATATACACAAAACATGAATTCAAAGCTGCAATCCAGTCTTATTATCATTATCTGGAGTGTACGGCAACTCACTGAGCATGCGTGATGACGTCAGGGTTGCACGGCTTACCGCGCGCGGATCCGCGGCGACCAGTGCCgtattaaccttcatcctaccaagtggggtccacctggaccccgcacctatatgtttgtttgccattttaaaaatatgtgacatactgcctcaccgttttatgaatttgtcggaatttatgtcttaattaaaacactaaagcaccggaagatcagctttttgcattgtgaaggtataattaatttgttactgggatccaaccggaccccagagtaaagtttatctgtctttcattttataattgaatagcacactgaaagttaacttcttttatttcttttatgttccataatgaaactaccaaggcattccttcttggggtccgtgtggaccccactgctgcaataagcacaggctgcaaaacaaaagccctaaattattttacaattacttttttgttttaaattctgtaagaaaagacctaagttgtaatccagaatgttttacagctgcatgagctgcaaaaatcatgtatataatgccaatttttttgtggcgctataatttgctacatgtatgctagttattgcaatattattgcaatgttattgcatttataatacatcattgatattcagccatagtggattttgttcttcaataaagttatgtctgtttgctgcattgaattggttcttactgcattgatttcaaggtatcccctcctggggtccatacggaccccgcctggtagtttgtgtatgtaaaattggctggtaggatgaaggttaagtgtgttctttatgccttgggccctttagtgtattgctgttattaatacaagatgttctgaacaaaacttatctggtgattttgtctttataatctttaattttaaagaaaagtattggggtccaaacggaccccacttggtaagatttaggtgtaaaatagcatggtaggatgagggttaagccAATGCggagcccctgggcactatacctcaagtgcccccccaccaccaccaccaccctgcgcgcacgcgttcagtaacctcctgcacacactcacaagccttgccctttgctgtcaaaaatagtagcatatacataaacaatagtacacataaacaaggtcattcttcctcattgaaaatttattaagtaggctacatcagcccatcaaattcactgaaaacaaccaacgatatgcatgtaggcatattgaaatgtcttattcaaaaatgagcagcatatatttgtatgtctcaataaaaaccttcaaagcatccatacgctattctatccatattaaaatgtctcaattcaaaatgtgtatcaattcaaacagcatcagcaatttaaacagcatccatccatatacaatacagcatattcaaatgtgtcaattcaaaatgtgtattaattaaaatagcatcgatctaggcaacatattcaaatgtctcaattcgaaatataaattcaaataacatccagtacggcatattcagatgtacaatgtacatatgtgtatcaattcaaagagtatctgttctgtatgaacctagacatgttctccccatagcgcaggatcagttgaaatagggaagtgttctactggcgtcggctgcgctgggttgacatccataaTACCCTCTCCTTCTCGTCACCatgtgaactgatctctacctggcttaaagtggcttcgctcatatcctcctccccggcttcggcgctggtagtgacagcagttgtcgatgtttttattaaaaaaaaaaaacgatctaacactggaacatttttaattgtagctacacgcctggagtctttctcttttttttattttctcttcgcacaactactcaattgatgtctatccatttttcatttttaccgaggttttaaaaaaaattgatgcatttcaccgtaggtggactggctcaactgacaggttgaggaaaggggggttaatggtcacataggccactcttgctcagaattatgattattgttgttgttcttatgaaattagtgttcataatgaattatatatgactatttaacaatgtcaagtgtataaccattttaagtgtacaaacattcacgaaaaaatatttttaaagtttctgtcatgtggtgcccccccactggctgtgagtggttagtgcccctgggcactgtgccgcaggcccatatagttaatccggccttggcgGCGACAAAGACAGTCCGACATCGCCATGAGAAACGAACGGATTTCTACTGGGCCGTTTTTTTATGAATTTATGTTTTTGGTCGCTGCTGCTTGAAGACCTTTAATATTCACCTTCACTCCATAAAAAGAAACGCCACAGAGTTTTAAACGAGGCTTCATCCGGATGGCTGTCCAcagctgtgtttgtttattttatggGTCATTATGATGGTGTTGTTTTGGGGTTGAACCCAGAGAGAAAGATGTTTTCCTGCTTCTTTGTATCATGACCTGAGGTGAGCTTACAAGCAGCGTTTCTGTGTCTCCTCAAACGCGTTCACTTTATAAACATCATCTGTTGACTGTAACACTTTCTGTTTCCGCTTCGGAGAGAGAACTTTTTTCGGGATATTTTTCGGattatgaaaaaaaagatatTCAATGTCTATTATACATGATACTCCCTGATCTGAGGTATTTTGTCCCTCCGCACTGTCTGGGAGAAACTCCAGTCACTGAGAGCCACTTCTTCCTCTGGGTCGCGATTTAGTGCACTGGAGAGGCGGATTTACCATTAGACAAAGGGAGGTCACTGTTTCGAGTCCCAAGCGACTAAAGGCCCATAAAACGCCTCATAAATGCACAGTTAAGAAAttatagttagttttttgtttttttgtttttttttttgcttgttttttgtaGTTTACGCTAATTAATTATTCCTTTCTAAAAGTCGCTATGCTAAAATGACATCAGGATGCTTCATTTATGAGCGTCTCAGTCCCCACTACACTGGATTAATTTAGTACAGATCTAACCGCACTTCAGGGAAAGTATTTCTGAAAACCAAGACGCGTGTTTCTCAGAATCTGACCGAGTCGGCTGAGCTTACACCATCGTGCGGGTTATGCCCCTCCCAGCTCGGCAGGAACTGCACAGCACTATATCAGCAGACTTTCTCATTTTATCCGCAGTCACAGTCCTGTCTGTATAATCGATGGGCTGTGAATGTATAAACCGCCGCGCGGCTACAAATGCGCCGACCATCTTCAGACAAACGGACcgattttaatatatatatatatatatatatatatatatatatatatatatatatatatatatatatatatacagagagagagagagagatagtacaattatcgacagaccataattatcgacaccttttcaaatttaccaataaaaaaacaactttacaagggtgagtttcagttacaacagttattattggttaattaatcaacaggAAGTCCCCCGTCtcgtttgatcttgtcgtctgatgacacacctcgttacctgagatggaatttttttttagcacgatcagcaatttgaggaaaatccAGTGGTATTTACTGTCATTGTTAAAAAATACAGCCAAGAGAAACTCTTAACATAGCCATTGTTGaaatagatgaagtactttaaaaaataaaagtgctgtgatttaaatttttttctgattcaaaaCAGAATGGTATCTTGTTAAACTGGATAACAGATAAACCCCGTTCTAGAACACAGTGGCATAAAGTTGTAATAGAATATATATCATTGGATTATCTGACATGTAAGTTGCATGATAAggataacatttttctcagaacATGGGAACCTTTCATATCCTTTATGGGATTGAATATTGAAACCATATTAATAAGAggatttatgtaaaaaaaataataggccctttattttattttaatatttattttatcgTATTTCATTTTCAATTTCATACTCatttatttcttcattttatgTCATCATATAATTAATGAGCCAACTGTCAGTATTTGAGTCTGTGAGCCGAGTCTTGTTCTGTCGTATGTTGTTTGTTTTATGTTGTTAAAACCAATAaacgtaattaaaaaaaaagaatggaatgcttatagagtatttataatccaattgcaataaatagaattaggccAGAATTAAATCCCTAGGGTATGAAAAAAAattgcatgcttgaaatattcagtttttttctattccattcagaaaatatttttttgcagttgttgtaaatatctaccacatattacaatgtcagtagacattttatatttttagatgtaaatttaaaatctcaataaaaaaaaatcgaCCTTTAACTTGGATTTTcacgtggttacaatgtcaactgcctgtttacatttattggtaaactacaaaactagaaattaacacaaacaacaatgaatgattgatTCACTGCCAATTGGATAGCCTCATTTAATGTTGCTGGTTGTTGGTGCTGGACCCACTTGGCTATCACTTCTGGAAGTTGGGCAATAAACTGCTCCATTACCACCCGCTCTACAATCCTTCCAGGGTCACGATCCTCAGCCAGCAACCACTTCTCACAGTTGTCTTGGAGCTGTTGTGCAAATGCAAATAGGTTGCCGACGTCACTGAGGAGTAAGGAACGGAACTTCTGGTGATGTTGCTCTGACCACTGTGAGACAGCAAAAGGTTaataaatattttcaacataAGATGGAGAACATCTGGCTTAATGTTGTAGGTTTATATAGATAATATATTATACAGTCATTATATGGAATTCTACATCGTTTAGCAAAACTTGACCAATTTATATAGGAATTAATATCTACATTGGTTTCCATTTAGACATATTTTGCAAAAAAACAGGCTACATTTGCAGATATTTGCTGATCAAGCTGTAACATTTCCACATAAGAAAGTGCAAACAGGTGGAATGCTGTATTTGACTAAAGTAATTCTAATTTCCAAACAGGAAGCATACATCCATTCGCGTTACTATGCTTAATGTATTGACCTTAAGAGAGTTAAAAGCAATTTGCCATAATAGCCTTTACACACCAGATACAACACAAAACTGTGATACGAAAGTGCGACAAAATTGTGTGTGAAATTGTTGCACAGAAAGTGTTCACGCTGAATCcgatgcaaatttttttttttaccaccacATGCTTGCCTATGGTGGTGTTGCACAAGTGTGTTTCTAACAGTGCTGTCGACTGATGAAATTCCAGAAAAAAGAAACAGGATCAGTAAAGTTGTAAACGAATCATAATGATCCAAGTGAATTAAATTATCTCTCCAGCTGATTTCATGCGACAGGTGCTAGGGTGGACTTCTAAGAAGCTGGTGGATAGCTACTGTCTTGATCTCAAAACGGATTTTTCCAAACTCTGTATTAACTCTTGTGAAGGAATTATATCTTACAGTGTGAGACTATATTATAGAGCACATTTGGCTCAAATATTTTACCTATTCATAACTTCAAACTAGTTCATGTCACTGTATCACCCCATTTTACACATGCATCTACTTAACAAAAACCTAACCTAGTGCCAGTAGCTCTTGGCCAACAAATTAAATGTTTAACAAATGTCGTTCAAAGTGACTAAAGCCTTCACCCTCACCCTCCATGGAAAGCCAATGCACACCTTCACCCAGCGTGCCTTCATCATTGCTTCACTTGGGTAGATGCtgaagaggggagagagagatgccatGTGGTTCTCTGCCAATTGGATGGCCTCATTTAGTGTTGCTGGTTGTTGGTGCTGGACCCACTTGGCTGTTACTTCTGGAAGTCGCTCAACTAACTGCTCCATTACTACCCGCTCTACAATCCTTCTGGCATCTTGATCCTCAGCCAGCAACCACTTTTGACAGTTGTCTTGGAGCTGTTGTGCAAATGCAAATGGATGGCCGACATCACTGAGGGTCAAAGAGCGAAACCTCTGACGATGATGCTCTGACCATTGCAAGACAGCTTTCTTGGGATCTTTAGATTCTTGCTGCATGAAGCTCTGGGTCTGTGCCTGTATTTGCATCAGGGTCTCCAGACACTGCTTTCGCTGTTGTTGATCCTCTTGAAGACAGGTGATAATCTCAGTGAGCTGTGAGGGTTCCATGGTGAAGTAGCACTCTGATGGGTGGCTAAGGAGCTAGAGAGAAAGAAATGCTGAATatttaaattttaattttgagCTGTTTTTCAGCCAAGTTATGgtaaaactttattaatcccgaGGGAAATTCTTGTGCTAGAAGTCGCTCGATAACAATTTAGTATTAGTGAAAATACAGCAAGCTGGGGGTGAGtacactctcaaaagagatgtgttaaaaacaacacatatttaacacatcagcgtgtttatataaggacaacacagtttgtgttaataaatgtgttgaactctataacacagtaactgtgttgaactatttaacacactagtgtgttaaaacaacacagttttatttatttatttatttatttatttatttatttatttatttatttatttaaataaataaataaataaataaataaataaataaataaataaaactgtgttgttttaacacactagtgtgttaaatagttcaacacagttactgtgttatagagttcaacacatttattaacacaaactgtgttgtccttatataaacacgctgatgtgttgtttttaacacatctcttttgagagtgtaCGTAATAAGAACTGCGCAAGAAATAAATGCCTAAATAACAGTGCTGAATAGAATACCAATAGAAATACGGTAAGTTGCATCAGGGGAATAGAAAAAGCAAAAACCAGTACCTCGATGGTTAGCAATCTAACAGTAGAAATAAGGTAAGCTATGTAAGAAACTAACCTAATGGTGaaggcactctctctctctctctctctctctctctctctctctcaaaacactttgtgtgtgttCAAAAAAATAACCACCAAGCTGATGGTATGTAAATGAGGTGCTGCGGTTAGTTTGCCTGTCAGAAAGTAATGAATATGTAAtatttacctctctctctctctctctctctctctttctctctctctctctctcactcacatacacacacacacacacacacacacacacacacaccccagctcATGCTTAGACTGAGCTCTCAGTACAGCGTGGTTAGTTATATTTCTTTATTCACGGTCTGAAAAATCGAACTTGGTGAGGGAAAAATATATGTCGCTTTTTCGCTGCGTAATATTGGTGTTCTGTGTGAAAGTCCTCATGACACAAAAAACAGTGCGCAAAAATATGTCGATGTGCGAATTAATCGCCCGGGAAGAAAAAGCCCCGGTGTGTAAAGACCTTTACGACGGAGTGTTACGGCGACTGACGCGTTTGTCTCCTCACCCCGGATAATGTGGACAATTCGCTGAAAGTTTTGTAAAGTGCAGGTCAGCAGACTTTCAGCAGGTCAGTGAGTGATAATGCAGAAGTTGCAGGTCCGGCCTTTATACACTCCTGATACAGGAGGAGGCGGGTTTTAGTTCAAGTTAATTTCATTCATTTCGGTTTAGAATAAGGACGGATACGTGGTGAGAGACAATGATTTAGAAGATGTCCTGCGGAAATCCGACAGGATCTCAGCCTCTTCCCTGGGGTGCTGTTGGACCAGTGTGTTTCTAACGTTGCTGTCGATtccggaaaaaaataaaaagagatcATCTATAAAGTTGTAAAAGAATCATAAAGGGTCCAAGTGAATTGAATTACCTGTCCAGCTGATTTCTGACGGTCGCTGTATCCTTTTCTCCAGGTGCAAAAGTCATGCAGAGAGATGAGGAGCAGATTGGCCCTCCCAGTGTCATGATCAGCCTTTTTAACACAAACTGTGCCTTTTTAACACAAACTCTGCGATTTGCAAATACGAGTGAAATAATTGAATGCAAATCATGCGCTCCTCCTGCGCTCAGACATCCAGCAGAGGACTGAGAAGCACCGAAGCGCGGTCGGAACCTCCGTCGTATCGGCTGTGATCCTCGCGCTTCATTCTCAAATAAAATGCAGTTCAATCGAAATCTTCCTCGAGTCCACTGAGCCACCACCGACTACAAGATTTTATCCAAAGAGAGTCACTTGAAAATCCCTTAGCCCTGTCAACTGCAACTAAAACTTCCATtactaaatattatttaaaaatgatTAACACGTTATGCTCCGACGCTGATAGACCCAGATCAATTATCCGTCGTACGGGGATAAAAGGCCACGAATTTCGACCCATTTGTCGCCGGATTGGCCCTTGAGCTGCAACTCGAACTTACCCTAATAATCATTTAATAACTTCACTGTGCTCTGACTCTGAAACCTCCGACTTATTGTCCACATCCGCAGCGCCAGGAGTGAAACATCGGTCGGCCAGGAGCGACGGGTGAGGATCTGTGGATTTCTCCACTTCGACTGTTTTGCTGTGACAAGATGAAGGCGTTTGAGGGAAGGTCGAGACGTTGTTTGTACCCTGAACTCGAGCCATAAATACAAAGACGCAGAAAAACATCCTTCTCTTTGGTCTCAACTCGAACAGAATTAATGACCGACAAAACAAGCAAACACAGCCATCGCAATGAGCAGGTTTCACACAAATGGAGCCGTCGCTTCTCAGAAAACCGGATCAGAAAGTTCTTCTGCCCACCGGCCTAGAGACCTCGGAGAAAC
Coding sequences:
- the LOC132896654 gene encoding neurotrophin receptor-interacting factor homolog isoform X2, whose protein sequence is MEPSQLTEIITCLQEDQQQRKQCLETLMQIQAQTQSFMQQESKDPKKAVLQWSEHHRQRFRSLTLSDVGHPFAFAQQLQDNCQKWLLAEDQDARRIVERVVMEQLVERLPEVTAKWVQHQQPATLNEAIQLAENHMASLSPLFSIYPSEAMMKARWVKWSEQHHQKFRSLLLSDVGNLFAFAQQLQDNCEKWLLAEDRDPGRIVERVVMEQFIAQLPEVIAKWVQHQQPATLNEAIQLAVNQSFIVVCVNF
- the LOC132896654 gene encoding putative zinc finger protein 75C isoform X1; the encoded protein is MEPSQLTEIITCLQEDQQQRKQCLETLMQIQAQTQSFMQQESKDPKKAVLQWSEHHRQRFRSLTLSDVGHPFAFAQQLQDNCQKWLLAEDQDARRIVERVVMEQLVERLPEVTAKWVQHQQPATLNEAIQLAENHMASLSPLFSIYPSEAMMKARWVKVCIGFPWRWSEQHHQKFRSLLLSDVGNLFAFAQQLQDNCEKWLLAEDRDPGRIVERVVMEQFIAQLPEVIAKWVQHQQPATLNEAIQLAVNQSFIVVCVNF